A single Amphiprion ocellaris isolate individual 3 ecotype Okinawa chromosome 1, ASM2253959v1, whole genome shotgun sequence DNA region contains:
- the chst1 gene encoding carbohydrate sulfotransferase 1 → MQCSWKAVILLALASIAIQYTAIRTLTSKPFQLCPLPSPQNCGLGGQETEPPFERGTAGSGGCDDYPYFSINATRKTHILVLATTRSGSSFVGQLLNQHQEVFYLFEPLYHVQTTLIPRLSHSRNAADRRVMLGASRDLLRSLYGCDLYFLESYIKPTPMNHTTDKLFRRGASRALCQQPVCDAFGPADVNVEEGDCVKKCASLNMTLATEACREKRHVAIKIVRVPEIGDLRALVEDPRLNIKVIQLVRDPRGILSSRIETFRDTYRLWRIWRATGRRPYNLDLSQLTVVCEDFLSSVSTGLSHPYWLKGKYMLVRYEDLARNPLLKTKEIYDYLGLPMDKNVEDWIHANTRGSNEPSAKHKFGTVRDSAANAESWRLKLSYDMVEYTQTVCQKVLYRLGYKAVKSVEELKNMSLSLVQDKTFVPFL, encoded by the coding sequence ATGCAATGTTCCTGGAAGGCAGTGATTCTGCTGGCCTTGGCCTCCATTGCCATCCAGTACACGGCCATCCGGACCCTCACCTCCAAGCCTTTCCAGCTGTGCCCACTGCCCAGCCCCCAGAACTGCGGTCTGGGCGGCCAGGAGACGGAGCCTCCGTTTGAGCGGGGCACGGCGGGCAGCGGCGGCTGCGATGACTACCCTTACTTTTCCATCAACGCCACGCGGAAAACCCACATTTTGGTCCTGGCCACCACTCGCAGCGGCTCCTCGTTCGTCGGCCAGCTGCTCAACCAGCACCAGGAGGTCTTTTACCTGTTCGAGCCTCTCTACCATGTCCAGACCACGCTGATCCCTCGACTGTCCCACAGCCGCAACGCCGCCGACCGCCGTGTGATGCTGGGCGCCAGTCGGGACCTTCTGCGGAGCCTCTACGGCTGCGACCTCTACTTCCTGGAGAGCTACATCAAACCGACACCCATGAATCACACCACGGACAAACTGTTCCGCCGCGGTGCCAGCCGAGCGTTGTGCCAGCAACCCGTGTGCGACGCCTTCGGTCCCGCCGACGTTAACGTAGAGGAAGGCGACTGCGTAAAGAAATGCGCGAGTCTGAACATGACCCTGGCGACGGAGGCGTGCCGAGAGAAGCGACACGTGGCGATCAAAATCGTCCGGGTGCCGGAGATCGGAGACCTACGAGCTTTGGTTGAAGACCCGCGGCTGAACATCAAAGTGATTCAGCTGGTCAGAGACCCGCGTGGTATCCTGTCCTCACGGATCGAGACCTTCAGGGATACATATCGTCTGTGGCGCATCTGGAGGGCCACGGGGAGGAGGCCCTATAATCTAGACCTGAGTCAGCTCACGGTTGTCTGTGAAGACTTTCTCAGTTCTGTTTCTACCGGTCTCAGCCATCCCTACTGGCTAAAAGGGAAATACATGTTGGTTCGATATGAGGATTTGGCGCGAAATCCGCTTCTTAAGACAAAGGAGATCTATGACTACCTGGGGCTGCCTATGGATAAAAACGTGGAAGACTGGATACATGCAAACACTCGGGGCAGCAATGAGCCTTCAGCAAAACACAAGTTTGGTACGGTGAGGGACTCAGCGGCTAATGCAGAGAGCTGGCGTTTGAAACTGTCTTATGATATGGTGGAATACACACAGACTGTGTGTCAGAAAGTACTTTACCGGCTGGGATACAAGGCTGTGAAATCAGTGGAGGAACTGAAGAACATGTCCCTCTCACTGGTACAGGACAAAACTTTTGTACCGTTTTTGTAA